In the Hyalangium ruber genome, one interval contains:
- a CDS encoding OPT/YSL family transporter, with amino-acid sequence MPQDPEGPRFRFLPPVGSWKFHLLLSAVAIFILGPLGGVASAYMNFSLGFFVGGQVLAGILGSAVTYGYGPEGKHGANYMQTMAASVASLCAMSALIQAMVWLGMPMPETWKLMLFMACIGMFGVGVGMLYTPLLVDKLQLEYPSGYAVANILRALTDKRLLKVSIAKLGGGTGLGAAVAWLTEHVEAVARLATSASTFGAGMVVGSRVTVPAILGGLAGLGLAPYLREIGWLGPNDPFRKTGFLIALAMICGAALVDISLLAVKAVARIRARAGAAEVDTEPAWKKVNVPRLIAWVGFWGAAVVVVATQVLDQPIGFVLFGLGLSLLFVLINGISLGITDQNPISSAFVISVLLMSLLGLTEPLVGMMVSSILLVATAVGCDMQQDRSTGWRLGTNRLLQFRYQVIGILMGAVLCVGLAKLFMTAYPVLTVNLFDNPEAKQGQWSSAMTYKLVGAVKDIGHLSGYKVKAILIGLSIGFVIEVLRKVVRGNARYQRYVQGSRKGFVLGWTMDAVVLASPYATSFGGFVDLPVSLWFGAGGILTSVWNTMGARAAAPKEGSTELPSDMSTTSLIGGGLIAGESLYFLIVGIIGLLALLG; translated from the coding sequence ATGCCCCAGGACCCCGAGGGGCCGCGCTTCCGCTTCCTGCCGCCGGTGGGCTCGTGGAAGTTCCACCTGCTGCTGAGCGCGGTGGCCATTTTCATCCTCGGGCCGCTGGGAGGCGTGGCATCGGCGTACATGAACTTCAGCCTGGGCTTCTTCGTGGGAGGCCAGGTGCTGGCGGGCATCCTCGGCAGCGCCGTCACGTACGGGTACGGGCCCGAGGGCAAGCACGGCGCCAACTACATGCAGACGATGGCCGCCTCGGTGGCCTCGCTGTGCGCCATGAGCGCGCTGATCCAGGCCATGGTGTGGCTGGGCATGCCGATGCCGGAGACCTGGAAGCTGATGCTCTTCATGGCGTGCATCGGCATGTTCGGCGTGGGCGTGGGCATGCTCTACACGCCGCTGCTGGTGGACAAGCTGCAGCTCGAATACCCCTCGGGCTACGCGGTGGCCAACATCCTGCGGGCACTGACGGACAAGCGCCTCTTGAAGGTCTCGATCGCCAAGCTGGGTGGCGGCACGGGGCTGGGCGCGGCGGTGGCGTGGCTCACCGAGCACGTGGAGGCGGTGGCTCGACTCGCCACGAGCGCCTCGACCTTCGGCGCGGGCATGGTGGTGGGCAGCCGCGTCACCGTCCCCGCCATCCTCGGAGGCCTGGCGGGCCTGGGGTTGGCGCCCTACCTGCGGGAGATCGGCTGGCTGGGGCCGAATGATCCCTTCCGGAAGACGGGCTTCCTCATCGCGCTGGCGATGATCTGCGGCGCGGCGCTGGTGGACATCTCGCTGCTGGCGGTGAAGGCGGTGGCACGCATCCGCGCTCGCGCCGGGGCGGCGGAGGTGGACACGGAGCCAGCCTGGAAGAAGGTCAACGTCCCGCGGCTGATCGCGTGGGTGGGGTTCTGGGGCGCGGCGGTGGTGGTGGTGGCCACGCAGGTGCTGGATCAGCCGATCGGCTTCGTGCTCTTCGGGCTGGGGCTGTCGCTGTTGTTCGTGTTGATCAACGGCATCTCGCTGGGCATCACCGACCAGAACCCCATCTCGAGCGCGTTCGTCATCTCCGTGCTGCTGATGTCGCTGCTGGGGCTGACGGAGCCGCTGGTGGGGATGATGGTCTCCAGCATCCTGCTGGTCGCCACGGCGGTGGGCTGCGACATGCAGCAGGACCGCTCGACGGGTTGGCGGCTGGGGACGAACCGGTTGCTGCAGTTCCGCTATCAGGTGATCGGCATCCTGATGGGAGCGGTGTTGTGCGTGGGGCTGGCGAAGCTGTTCATGACGGCGTACCCGGTGCTGACGGTGAACCTCTTCGACAACCCGGAGGCGAAGCAGGGCCAGTGGAGCTCGGCGATGACGTACAAGCTCGTGGGAGCCGTCAAGGACATCGGGCACCTGTCGGGCTACAAGGTGAAGGCGATCCTCATTGGCCTGAGCATCGGCTTCGTCATCGAGGTGCTGCGCAAGGTGGTGCGCGGCAACGCCCGCTACCAGCGCTACGTGCAGGGCTCGCGCAAGGGCTTCGTGCTGGGTTGGACGATGGACGCGGTGGTGCTGGCGAGCCCGTACGCCACGTCCTTCGGTGGCTTCGTGGATCTGCCGGTGTCGCTGTGGTTTGGCGCGGGCGGCATCCTCACCTCGGTGTGGAACACGATGGGGGCCAGGGCCGCCGCACCGAAGGAAGGGTCAACGGAGCTCCCGTCGGACATGAGCACCACCTCGCTCATTGGTGGTGGCCTCATCGCGGGCGAGTCGCTCTACTTCCTCATCGTGGGCATCATCGGACTGCTGGCACTGCTAGGCTAG